The sequence TTTGAGCTTCCATTTCAACCAAGGTGCTATCAATAAAACTTATTGTATTTGTTGCAAATAGGTTCTTACTATCCAACTGATTCTTTTGCAGAACTTGTACAGTTGTGTTTAGATATTCTACTAATCGACTCTTATTTGTTCCCTGTAATTGTAAACTTATAACAGATTGTGCTTTATTATCAGCATCTACATTAATATTTTTATATTTTGAAACAGTAGCATCAAAGTCTTCAAAACCCAAATAATATTCTTTATTTACATATTGAGAAGCAGTAGGTTTTAAAAATAATTTAAAATTTAAAAATGGCAAATCAACCATTTCATTTATTTTATAAACCCTCTTAAAAACCTTATTTTCATAATCAAAGTTACTTCTAGAGTTATCAACATAATGAATTAATGATCGCGATGGAAATTCACCAAAGTCTACACTCAATTCATATTTCGTATCATTTATAAATTTAACCTTTATAAGTGTTGATGCTAACTGCCCTTTATTTTTATCAATTTGAACATAAAAAGGCACTATACCATAGGCATCTTCAAAAAAATACTTCCCTTTTGTTTCATATTTTATATAATACTCTAATTTATCTACAACAAATTCATTATGAGATCTTGATCTTAATTTAGTAATTACTGTTTGTACTTTATCAGAAACTCCTCCCCAATTGAAAACCAAACTTGTATTAGCTGTAAAAAAAGGATTATTTTCATCTTTAACTACAATTACAGATTCCATACCATACACTTTTTCTTTTCTTACATTAATATTATAAGCAATAAGAAAAGCAATAATTAAAGTTAATAGAAACCATTTCCAATTGCTAATAATTTTAAAAAAGAAACCTTTAAAATCAAAATTTGATTGAGATTCAAAAAAAGTAAAATCTTTAGTATCTAACATGTTTAATTTTATAAATTTCGCGTTAACAAGATAGTAGTCGTTATTAAAGACAGGGCTGTAATTATTGTACCTATAGTTTGCATACCAGTTGTACCTGTTCCCCAAGATTTTTGTTTCAAAGGCTTTATGTAAATATAATCGTTTGGTTGAATATAAAAATAAGGTGATTCAATAGCAGATACATCTGTTAAATCTATCGTATGCGTTTCAAAACCATGAGGAAGCTTTCTAATAACTTGAACATTTTTTCGATCTCCTGTCATTGTTATATCACCAGAATTAGCTATTGCTTCCATAATATTAACTTTATCTTGATAAAGCACATTTGTTCCTGGCTTTCCAATTTCACCATTCACCGTATATTTCAATCCTGCCAATTTCACTGTAACAAACATCCTAGACTCCGATTTAAAATACTCATCTAAAAGTCTTTTTTCTAGTACATCTCTAATTTCTTCAACGGTATACCCTAACACATTCAACTCCCCTAAAACTGGAACTCTAATATTTCCATGATCATCTACACTAAAACCATTAAAATATAAACTTTGTTGACTTAGCTGACTTGCTCCCTGACTGGTTGTGATTGAAGGATTAAACATTTCTACTAATCTTTGATCTAAAGCTTTTATTGAGATATTCAAAATATCATTAGTTTGAACTCTATAAGGTTTCGAAACAGATTCACTAACTTCAATTGATTTTTCATTCTTTTTAGAATTCTGTAAATAAACCAAGTCTTTGTTTGGAATACACGATGTAAACAATAGTATTGATATAACCACAAGTGGTAATAAAGCTTTTTTAATCCTCATTTTCTTTCTTTAAAAAACAAATATAGTTTTTAGAACTATATTTTTTAAACATTATTATAAAAATATCATTAAACTTGCCTAATTGACTGCTCAAAAGGTATTCTATGCATCAAACTTCTTCCTAAAGTTACTTCGTCAGCATATTCCAATTCGTCACCAATTGCAATTCCTCTTGCTATAGTTGAAGTTAAAACAGGATAATCTTTTAATTGCTTATAAATATAAAAGTTAGTAGTATCACCTTCCATAGTAGAACTTAATGCAAAAATAATCTCAGTTATATCTCTTTCTTTCACCTTTGAAACCAAAGTGCTTATATTTAATTGAGATGGCCCAATACCTTCAATTGGGTTAATTTTCCCTCCCAACACATGATAAACGCCTTTAAATGAACCTGTCCCTTCAATAGCCATCACGTCCCTAACATCTTCAACCACACAAATGATAGACGCATCTCTCGTTGGACTTTCACAAATCTTACAAATTTCTGCATCAGAAATATTATGACACTCATTACAATACTGAATTTCATTTCTCATTTTCTCTAGTGCTTGACTAAGCATAGAGGTTTGACTTCCAGGTTGTCTTAAAAGATGCAACGCCAAGCGTAGTGCTGTTCTTTTACCAATCCCTGGCAATTGAGATATTTCATTTACTGCGTTTTCTAATAATTTTGAAGGCAATTCCATAGTTGCAAAAATACAAAACAAACTGTTTTTAATTGCATCTTTAAGTATCTTTATTAGTATTCAAACAATAACAACTAAATATAAAAACTTTATTACAAAAAACACGTTCTATTTTAGAGCAACTTAGTTTTATTTACTTAATCTAAATTTTAAACAAATCTTGTTTGAAGCTCATTTTTTATGTAGGTTTGTTAAAACATAAAAAAAATTATGAGCCCAATTTCTATCCTTATTTTAATACTCTCATATTTTAGCGTATTAATCTTATTTTCCTATTTTACAGGAAAAAAAAGTGATTCTAGCAACGACTCTTTTTTTAAGGCAAATAAACAATCTCCATGGTATCTAGTTGCTTTTGGTATGATTGGATCTTCACTTTCTGGTGTAACTTTCATTTCGGTACCTGGTAAAGTAGAAGGATCGCAATTTGTCTATTTTCAAATCGTTTTAGGATATATTATTGGTTACTTTATAATCGCAACTATATTACTTCCTTTATATTACAAACTTAATTTAACTTCTATATATACTTATTTAGAAGACAGGTTTGGTAAATTCTCATACAAAACAGGTGCTTGGTTTTTTATAATCTCCAGAACTGTTGGATCCAATTTAAGGCTTCTATTGGTTGCAGATGTTTTACAAACTTTAGTCTTCGAACCTTTAGGCATTTCCTATTGGATTACTGTTTCTGTAACCATATTATTAATTTGGCTTTATACTTTCAAATCTGGTATAAAAACAATTATTTGGACAGATACACTACAAACATTTTTCATGCTACTTTCGGTTGGAATTTGTATTGTTGTTGTTTCAGAAGATTTAGGAGTAAATATTTCAAATTTCTCTCAATTCATAGCAGACAGTTCATTCTCTAAAACTTTTTTCTTTGACAATGTTCAAGCGCCAACCTATTTCTGGAAGCAATTCTTATCTGGTATTTTTATCGCTATTGTAATGACAGGACTTGATCAAGATATGATGCAAAAAAATCTTACTTGCA is a genomic window of Flavobacterium jumunjinense containing:
- a CDS encoding polysaccharide biosynthesis/export family protein — its product is MRIKKALLPLVVISILLFTSCIPNKDLVYLQNSKKNEKSIEVSESVSKPYRVQTNDILNISIKALDQRLVEMFNPSITTSQGASQLSQQSLYFNGFSVDDHGNIRVPVLGELNVLGYTVEEIRDVLEKRLLDEYFKSESRMFVTVKLAGLKYTVNGEIGKPGTNVLYQDKVNIMEAIANSGDITMTGDRKNVQVIRKLPHGFETHTIDLTDVSAIESPYFYIQPNDYIYIKPLKQKSWGTGTTGMQTIGTIITALSLITTTILLTRNL
- the recR gene encoding recombination mediator RecR; this encodes MELPSKLLENAVNEISQLPGIGKRTALRLALHLLRQPGSQTSMLSQALEKMRNEIQYCNECHNISDAEICKICESPTRDASIICVVEDVRDVMAIEGTGSFKGVYHVLGGKINPIEGIGPSQLNISTLVSKVKERDITEIIFALSSTMEGDTTNFYIYKQLKDYPVLTSTIARGIAIGDELEYADEVTLGRSLMHRIPFEQSIRQV
- a CDS encoding sodium:solute symporter — encoded protein: MSPISILILILSYFSVLILFSYFTGKKSDSSNDSFFKANKQSPWYLVAFGMIGSSLSGVTFISVPGKVEGSQFVYFQIVLGYIIGYFIIATILLPLYYKLNLTSIYTYLEDRFGKFSYKTGAWFFIISRTVGSNLRLLLVADVLQTLVFEPLGISYWITVSVTILLIWLYTFKSGIKTIIWTDTLQTFFMLLSVGICIVVVSEDLGVNISNFSQFIADSSFSKTFFFDNVQAPTYFWKQFLSGIFIAIVMTGLDQDMMQKNLTCKSLKDAQKNMLWFTIVLTIVNFFFLVLGLLFTEYALKYGIDAHGDALFPILANKHLGIVVAFSFLLGLIAAAYSSADSALTSLTTSFSIDILDIEKKYDTNTQVKIRKRIHLMFVFVSIFVILFFKYAFNDSSIIDKVLKFAGFTYGPLLGLYTFGLFTKFNVKDKLVPLIAITAVVLSLLLNIFSEDWFGFKFGFEILIVNGLLTFLGLILIRRK